One window of the Rhipicephalus sanguineus isolate Rsan-2018 chromosome 4, BIME_Rsan_1.4, whole genome shotgun sequence genome contains the following:
- the LOC119391037 gene encoding uncharacterized protein K02A2.6-like, with the protein MKARAKAVMYWPGMSADIAALAKACQLCQRYKSRNAKLPMLSPDIPTLPWQVVGIDLFYHEGHEYLVVVDFYSFFFEIKQMHRTTAEAVTNVCMQIFATHGIPAKICSDNGPPFNSTCFRVFSTQLGIIHVTSSPHYPRGNGMAERAVQEAKKLLKKCRFGTLEFYSGLLEWRNMPRDDRLKSPVQRLMGRQTRTKLPVLDCHLEPQTVPTEVVRKRLDEIRRKQRVFYNRSTRNLPEVHSGSTVSVYDTINKTWAPAVVMGPASTPRSYIVATENGQHLRRTREHLRSTNGQVLSQQPESATASAQSSPQPCTTEQQAPQEALRRSARQRRAPQRYPLPECPTQTVQRM; encoded by the coding sequence ATGAAGGCAAGAGCCAAAGCAGTTATGTACTGGCCAGGCATGTCGGCGGATATTGCAGCTCTAGCGAAGGCGTGTCAACTTTGTCAAAGGTACAAGAGCAGGAACGCCAAGCTACCAATGCTTAGTCCCGATATACCTACTTTGCCGTGGCAAGTAGTCGGAATCGATCTTTTCTATCACGAAGGCCATGAATACCTGGTTGTGGTGGatttctattccttttttttcgaGATCAAGCAGATGCATCGAACTACGGCAGAAGCAGTGACAAACGTGTGCATGCAAATCTTCGCCACGCACGGCATACCAGCAAAGATATGCAGCGATAACGGCCCCCCGTTCAATAGCACGTGCTTCCGTGTTTTTTCAACGCAGCTGGGCATCATCCACGTGACTTCCAGTCCGCATTACCCTCGCGGTAACGGCATGGCTGAAAGGGCCGTCCAGGAAGCAAAGAAACTACTGAAGAAGTGCAGGTTTGGAACACTGGAGTTTTACAGCGGCCTGCTTGAATGGAGAAACATGCCAAGGGATGACCGCCTAAAGTCACCCGTCCAACGGCTCATGGGTCGACAGACGAGGACCAAGCTGCCCGTACTAGACTGTCACCTAGAACCCCAAACCGTGCCGACCGAAGTTGTCCGAAAGCGCCTCGACGAAATACGGCGAAAACAACGCGTCTTCTACAACAGATCAACCCGGAATCTACCGGAAGTGCACAGTGGGTCCACAGTATCTGTTTATGATACAATAAACAAGACCTGGGCACCAGCAGTCGTCATGGGCCCGGCAAGTACACCACGCTCTTATATTGTTGCGACTGAGAACGGCCAGCATCTACGACGCACGAGGGAACACCTCAGGTCCACAAACGGGCAGGTTCTCTCGCAGCAGCCAGAAAGCGCGACAGCGTCTGCGCAATCCAGTCCGCAGCCATGCACCACCGAGCAGCAAGCACCTCAAGAAGCGCTGCGTAGAAGCGCAAGACAGCGAAGAGCGCCACAACGCTATCCTCTCCCAGAGTGCCCAACGCAAACTGTTCAGCGGATGTAG